A single Callithrix jacchus isolate 240 chromosome 4, calJac240_pri, whole genome shotgun sequence DNA region contains:
- the LOC100400493 gene encoding zinc finger protein with KRAB and SCAN domains 8 produces MAEESRKPSAPSPPDQTPEEDLVIVKVEEDHGWDQESSLHESNPPGQELFRLRFRQLCYQETLGPREALIQLRALCHQWLRPDLNTKEQILELLVLEQFLTILPEELQTLVKEHQLENGEEVVTLLEDLERQIDILGRPVSARVRGHRVLWEEVVHSESAPEPPSTQLQSEASQHKSPVSQESQERAMPTSQSPTSSQKGSSGNQEMTATLLTAGFQTLEKIEDMAVSLIREEWLLDPSQKDLSRDNRPENVRNMFSLGGETRSENRELASKQVISTGIQQHGETAAKCNGDVIGGLEHGEARDLLGRLERQRGNPTQERRHKCDECGKSFAQSSGLVRHWRIHTGEKPYQCNVCGKAFSYRSALLSHQDIHNKVKRYHCKECGKAFSQNTGLILHQRIHTGEKPYQCNQCGKAFSQSAGLILHQRIHSGERPYECNECGKAFSHSSHLIGHQRIHTGEKPYECDECGKTFRRSSHLIGHQRSHTGEKPYKCNECGRAFSQKSGLIEHQRIHTGERPYKCKECGKAFNGNTGLIQHLRIHTGEKPYQCNECGKAFIQRSSLIRHQRIHSGEKSESAGV; encoded by the exons ATGGCTGAAGAATCAAGAAAGCCTTCAGCCCCATCCCCACCAGACCAAACTCCTGAAGAGGATCTTGTGATTGTCAAGGTAGAGGAGGATCATGGTTGGGACCAGGAATCTAGTCTGCATGAAAGTAACCCTCCTGGCCAAGAACTGTTCCGCCTGCGCTTCAGGCAGTTATGCTATCAGGAGACACTAGGACCCCGAGAAGCTCTGATCCAACTACGGGCACTTTGCCATCAGTGGCTGAGGCCAGATTTGAACACCAAGGAGCAGATCCTGGAGCTGCTGGTGCTGGAGCAGTTCTTGACCATCCTACCTGAGGAGCTCCAGACTCTGGTTAAGGAACATCAGCTAGAGAACGGAGAGGAGGTGGTGACCCTGTTAGAGGATTTGGAAAGGCAGATTGATATACTAGGACGACCA GTCTCAGCTCGTGTACGTGGACATAGGGTACTCTGGGAGGAGGTAGTACATTCAGAATCTGCACCAGAGCCTCCAAGTACTCAGCTCCAATCTGAGGCAAGCCAGCATAAATCTCCAGTGTCCCAGGAGTCACAAGAGAGAG CCATGCCTACTTCTCAGAGTCCTACTTCTTCCCAGAAAGGAAGTTCTGGAAACCAGGAAATGACAGCTACACTTCTCACAGCAGGGTTCCAG actTTGGAGAAGATTGAAGACATGGCTGTGTCCCTTATTCGAGAGGAGTGGCTTCTTGATCCATCACAGAAGGATCTGAGTAGAGATAACAGGCCAGAAAATGTCAGAAACATGTTCTCCCTGG gTGGTGAGACCAGGAGTGAGAACAGGGAATTGGCTTCAAAACAGGTAATATCTACTGGAATCCAGCAACATGGAGAGACAGCTGCCAAATGCAACGGGGATGTTATCGGGGGTCTTGAGCATGGAGAAGCCCGAGACCTTCTGGGCAGATTAGAGAGGCAGCGGGGAAATCCTACACAAGAGAGACGACACAAATGTGATGAATGTGGGAAAAGCTTTGCTCAGAGCTCAGGCCTTGTTCGCCACTGGAGAATCCACACTGGGGAGAAACCGTATCAGTGTAATGtttgtgggaaagccttcagttACAGGTCAGCTCTTCTTTCACATCAGGATATCCATAACAAAGTGAAACGCTATCACTGTAAGGAGTGTGGTAAAGCCTTCAGTCAGAACACAGGCCTGATTCTGCACCAGAGAATCCACACTGGGGAGAAGCCGTATCAGTGCAATCAGTGTGGGAAGGCTTTCAGTCAGAGTGCAGGCCTTATTCTGCACCAGAGAATCCACAGTGGGGAGAGACCCTATGAATGTAATGAGTGTGGGAAAGCTTTCAGTCATAGCTCACACCTCATTGGACATCAGAGAATCCACACTGGGGAGAAGCCCTATGAGTGTGATGAGTGTGGGAAAACCTTCAGGCGGAGCTCACATCTTATTGGTCATCAGAGGAGCCACACTggggagaaaccctacaaatgcaATGAGTGTGGGAGGGCCTTCAGTCAGAAGTCAGGCCTTATTGAACATCAGAGAATCCACACTGGAGAAAGACCctataaatgtaaagaatgtgggaaagctttcAATGGGAACACTGGTCTCATTCAACACCTGAGAATTCACACAGGGGAGAAGCCCTACCAATGTAAtgagtgtgggaaagcctttattCAGAGGTCGAGTCTCATTCGACATCAGAGAATCCACAGTGGTGAAAAATCTGAATCTGCAGGAGTTTAG